A part of bacterium genomic DNA contains:
- a CDS encoding GH1 family beta-glucosidase translates to MTPGKGFPAGFLWGAATSAYQIEGSPLADGAGPSNWHVFSHTPGCTHDGDTGDVACDHYRLWRQDVDLMAGMGLNAYRFSVAWSRVQPDGRGAVNPAGLAFYDRLVDGLLERGLTPNLTLYHWDLPEALEAAGGWTNPEIVDRFADYARVLARALGDRVGMWSTLNEPWVVVDAGYLHGVHAPGRHDPAAAMRAAHHLLLAHGAAVRAVREESPRARVGIVVNIEPKYPASADPADVAATARADAAMNRLYLDPLLLGRYPEEMPAIYGNAWPDHPAGDFALIREPLDFLGINYYTRAVVRHDDGVPFLRAVSVPQPDVEHTDLSWEVHPASLTLMLLWIRERYGSIPLYITENGAAFPDPDTSPREGLDDRRRVAYFRGHLRALREAIAHGADVRGYFAWSLLDNFEWACGYAKRFGIIHVDFATQKRTPKASARYYAEVVRTNGAEFDAPEVPQ, encoded by the coding sequence GTGACGCCAGGGAAGGGTTTCCCCGCCGGCTTCCTGTGGGGCGCGGCCACCTCGGCCTACCAGATCGAAGGCTCGCCGCTGGCCGACGGCGCCGGCCCGAGCAACTGGCATGTCTTCTCGCACACGCCCGGCTGCACCCACGACGGCGACACCGGTGACGTCGCCTGCGACCACTACCGTCTCTGGCGGCAGGACGTGGACCTGATGGCCGGGATGGGCCTGAACGCCTACCGCTTCAGCGTCGCGTGGAGCCGCGTGCAGCCCGACGGCCGCGGCGCGGTCAATCCCGCCGGCCTCGCCTTCTACGACCGGCTGGTCGACGGCCTGCTCGAGCGCGGCCTGACGCCGAACCTGACGCTGTACCACTGGGACCTGCCCGAGGCGCTCGAGGCCGCCGGCGGCTGGACGAATCCCGAGATCGTGGACCGCTTCGCCGATTACGCGCGCGTCCTCGCCCGCGCGCTCGGCGACCGGGTGGGCATGTGGTCGACGTTGAACGAGCCGTGGGTCGTGGTCGACGCCGGCTACCTGCACGGCGTCCACGCGCCCGGCCGCCACGACCCCGCCGCGGCCATGCGCGCCGCGCACCACCTGCTGCTGGCCCACGGCGCCGCGGTGCGTGCGGTGCGCGAAGAGTCGCCGCGCGCCAGGGTCGGCATCGTCGTCAACATCGAGCCCAAGTACCCCGCCAGCGCCGATCCGGCCGACGTGGCCGCGACCGCCCGTGCGGACGCCGCCATGAACCGCCTGTACCTGGACCCGCTGCTGCTGGGGCGCTACCCCGAGGAAATGCCGGCGATCTACGGCAACGCCTGGCCCGATCACCCGGCGGGCGACTTCGCCCTGATCCGCGAGCCGCTCGACTTCCTCGGCATCAACTACTACACCCGCGCGGTGGTGCGCCACGACGACGGCGTGCCCTTCCTGCGCGCCGTTTCGGTGCCCCAGCCGGACGTCGAGCACACGGATCTGTCGTGGGAGGTCCACCCCGCGAGCCTGACCCTCATGCTGCTCTGGATCCGCGAGCGATACGGGAGCATCCCCCTGTACATCACCGAGAACGGCGCGGCCTTCCCGGATCCGGACACGTCGCCCCGCGAAGGGCTGGACGATCGGCGCCGGGTCGCCTATTTCCGCGGCCACCTGCGCGCGCTGCGCGAGGCGATCGCCCACGGCGCCGACGTGCGCGGCTACTTCGCCTGGTCGCTGCTGGACAACTTCGAGTGGGCCTGCGGCTACGCCAAGCGCTTCGGCATCATCCACGTGGACTTCGCCACGCAGAAGCGCACGCCCAAGGCCAGCGCGCGCTACTACGCCGAGGTGGTCCGCACCAACGGCGCCGAGTTCGACGCACCGGAGGTGCCGCAATGA
- a CDS encoding glycosyl transferase, with product MDDGRLPRIPDPCRPSPPAALLSAAGTTTLITAQGTGFTAQNGVNLTLWRSDRITDGDGSFYYIRDRENCQYWVLGKPGMGRSGAVRRAVWEPGVYTIEHEQAGIAARLEVCVDPDGCEIRRVTLTNRSGRRRWLDLTIAAEVVLAPAAAHASHPVFSNLFLQTEFDASSRALLVRRRPRGADESPPWLVLADLGDDTPEYETDRHRFLGRGGSLLQPAALTATGSLSGTTGNVLDPVVALRRTLTLDPDENVACSTLLGAARDRDAALALVCGPSGRRRAAMAIANARESARLDLKRAGLTTAEAAYLQDLAGAMLYGDPRLRAAPDTLARATAGPGDLARLGLDGEAILVVLDARSGADPALQERLRAASRYWRSLGLAVSLIELDGVHELDGNDIDLILSRALLVVRDRMPDLAGIPAEPTAPPVWPRAATTHAPAPPLPDAADSLQRWNGCGGFAADGREYVIRLTRGRDGRPVLPPQPWVNVVANESFGFLVSETGAGTTWSVNSRERRLTPWANDPVGDPHDESFFVRDEDDGVFWSCLPGPRPGEGDYEMRHGFGYSRCLHESRGLALDTLLFVSRDKPVRFVRVGVTNRGPSLRRLSVFAHSRLVLGDRPASDGRYVVTARGDGDGLLFARNRQAGPHAERAAFGAVHADGGRARLHGCGDRAAFLGAGGDPSCPEVLRRGDLPGRIGAGLDACFSHQATFELMPGESADIVLLLGDAASEAEARDLAAAMTVAGAWRREFDAVTGFWRELLSAVRVETPAPALDLMVNGWLPYQTLSCRIWGRTALYQSGGAFGFRDQLQDASSLAPLLPAALRGQILLHAGHQFREGDVLHWWHTPDDRGLRTRFADDLLWLPLLAADYVRATGDRGVMAAVAPFLDAPALDVGEDERFVKAMPSGEGADLYDHCCRALDRSLSVGAHGLPLFGCGDWNDGMNRVGREGRGESVWMAFFLCTVIEAFAPFCDERGDAARARRYREHAARLREAVERDGWDDACYRRGYYDDGAPHGTAGDSECRIDALAQSWSVLSGVARPDRAAAALDAVEKHLVDEEHGLIRLLTPPFVDTPHDPGYIKGYVAGVRENGGQYTHAALWFVRAVAEAGRNNRALALLEAINPVNLSDTAARVAVYQVEPYVVAADVYGAAPHVGRGGWTWYTGSSGWMHRTALESILGFRLAGGDAFELRPCVPDDWPRYGIAWRAPDGATTYDIAVLNPDGRARGVVSATLDGEPLACTGGGVRVPVARDGRAHRVEAILGDSPGSAS from the coding sequence ATGGACGACGGTCGGTTGCCCCGCATTCCGGACCCCTGCCGGCCGTCCCCTCCCGCCGCCCTGCTGTCGGCCGCCGGCACGACCACCCTGATCACAGCCCAAGGGACCGGTTTCACGGCCCAAAATGGCGTGAACCTTACCCTGTGGCGAAGCGACCGCATCACCGATGGCGATGGATCGTTCTATTATATCAGGGATCGTGAGAATTGTCAGTACTGGGTTCTGGGAAAGCCGGGAATGGGCCGGTCGGGCGCGGTCCGGCGAGCCGTCTGGGAGCCAGGCGTTTACACGATCGAGCACGAACAGGCCGGGATCGCCGCCCGCCTGGAGGTCTGCGTCGACCCCGATGGTTGTGAGATCCGGCGCGTCACGCTGACCAACCGGTCCGGGAGGCGGCGCTGGCTGGACCTGACCATCGCCGCCGAGGTCGTCCTGGCGCCAGCGGCGGCCCACGCCTCGCACCCCGTTTTTTCCAACTTGTTCCTGCAGACGGAGTTCGACGCTTCGTCGCGGGCCCTGCTGGTCCGCCGCCGGCCCCGCGGGGCGGACGAATCCCCGCCCTGGCTGGTCCTGGCCGATCTGGGGGACGATACCCCCGAATACGAGACGGACCGCCACCGCTTCCTCGGCCGCGGCGGCAGCCTGCTCCAACCGGCTGCCCTGACCGCGACCGGTTCGTTGTCCGGCACCACGGGCAACGTGCTGGATCCCGTGGTCGCCCTGCGCCGGACCCTCACCCTGGATCCTGACGAGAACGTCGCCTGCAGCACCCTGCTGGGAGCCGCCCGGGACCGGGACGCGGCCCTGGCCCTGGTCTGCGGTCCGTCCGGCCGTCGCCGGGCGGCGATGGCCATCGCGAACGCCCGCGAGTCGGCTCGCCTCGATCTGAAGCGGGCCGGTCTCACGACTGCCGAAGCCGCCTACCTGCAGGACCTCGCCGGCGCGATGCTCTACGGCGACCCTCGCCTGCGGGCCGCGCCGGACACGCTGGCGCGCGCGACGGCCGGGCCCGGCGACCTCGCCCGGCTCGGCCTGGACGGCGAGGCGATCCTCGTCGTGCTGGACGCGCGGTCGGGCGCGGACCCGGCCCTGCAGGAGAGGTTGCGCGCCGCGTCGCGCTACTGGCGGTCGCTCGGCTTGGCGGTGTCGCTGATCGAGCTGGACGGCGTTCACGAACTGGACGGGAACGACATCGACCTCATCCTGTCCCGCGCCCTCCTGGTGGTCCGGGACCGCATGCCCGACCTCGCCGGGATCCCCGCGGAACCGACCGCGCCGCCGGTCTGGCCCCGCGCCGCGACAACCCACGCCCCCGCGCCGCCGCTGCCGGACGCGGCAGACTCGCTGCAGCGCTGGAACGGCTGCGGCGGCTTCGCTGCGGACGGGCGCGAGTACGTGATCCGGCTCACCCGCGGCCGCGACGGCCGCCCGGTCCTGCCGCCGCAACCCTGGGTCAACGTGGTGGCGAACGAGTCGTTCGGCTTCCTGGTCAGCGAGACCGGCGCCGGCACGACGTGGAGCGTCAACAGCCGCGAGCGCCGGCTGACGCCCTGGGCGAACGATCCGGTCGGCGACCCCCACGACGAGTCGTTCTTCGTGCGCGACGAGGACGACGGCGTCTTCTGGTCCTGCTTGCCCGGCCCCCGGCCCGGCGAGGGCGACTACGAGATGCGCCACGGCTTCGGCTACAGCCGCTGCCTCCACGAGAGCCGCGGCCTGGCCCTCGACACGCTGCTGTTCGTGTCGCGCGACAAGCCGGTGCGCTTCGTCCGCGTCGGCGTGACCAACCGCGGCCCGTCGCTGCGCCGGCTGTCCGTCTTCGCCCACAGCCGCCTGGTCCTGGGCGACCGCCCCGCGTCCGACGGCCGGTACGTGGTGACAGCGCGCGGCGACGGCGACGGCCTGCTGTTCGCGCGCAACCGCCAGGCCGGGCCGCACGCCGAACGCGCGGCCTTCGGCGCCGTTCACGCGGATGGCGGCCGGGCGCGGCTGCACGGCTGCGGCGATCGCGCCGCCTTCCTGGGCGCCGGGGGCGACCCGTCCTGCCCCGAGGTCCTGCGCCGCGGCGACTTGCCGGGCCGGATCGGCGCGGGTCTCGACGCCTGCTTCTCGCACCAGGCGACCTTCGAGCTGATGCCGGGCGAGAGCGCCGACATCGTGCTGCTGCTGGGGGACGCCGCGAGCGAGGCGGAGGCCCGCGATCTGGCGGCGGCGATGACCGTCGCCGGCGCCTGGCGCCGCGAGTTCGACGCGGTGACCGGATTCTGGCGTGAGCTGCTGTCGGCGGTGCGGGTCGAAACCCCCGCGCCGGCGCTGGACCTGATGGTCAACGGCTGGCTGCCCTACCAGACGCTGTCGTGCCGGATCTGGGGGCGCACGGCGCTGTACCAGTCCGGCGGCGCCTTCGGCTTCCGCGACCAGCTGCAGGACGCCTCGTCGCTGGCGCCGCTGCTGCCCGCGGCGCTGCGCGGCCAGATCCTGCTGCACGCCGGCCACCAGTTCCGCGAGGGCGACGTGCTGCACTGGTGGCACACCCCCGACGACCGCGGCCTGCGCACCCGCTTCGCCGACGACCTGCTGTGGTTGCCGCTGCTGGCCGCCGACTACGTGCGCGCCACCGGGGACCGCGGCGTGATGGCCGCGGTCGCGCCGTTCCTCGACGCGCCGGCGCTGGACGTCGGCGAGGACGAGCGCTTCGTGAAGGCAATGCCGTCCGGCGAGGGCGCCGATCTCTACGATCACTGCTGCCGCGCCCTGGACCGCTCCCTGTCCGTCGGCGCGCACGGCCTGCCGCTGTTCGGCTGCGGCGACTGGAACGACGGCATGAACCGCGTCGGCCGCGAGGGCCGCGGCGAGAGCGTGTGGATGGCCTTCTTCCTCTGCACCGTCATCGAAGCCTTCGCGCCGTTCTGCGACGAGCGCGGCGACGCCGCCCGCGCCCGCCGCTACCGCGAGCACGCCGCTCGCCTTCGCGAGGCCGTCGAGCGCGACGGTTGGGACGACGCCTGCTACCGCCGCGGCTACTACGACGACGGCGCGCCGCACGGCACCGCCGGCGATAGCGAGTGCCGCATCGACGCGCTGGCCCAGTCCTGGTCGGTGCTCTCCGGCGTCGCGCGGCCCGACCGCGCCGCCGCCGCGCTCGACGCGGTGGAGAAGCATCTCGTGGACGAGGAGCACGGCCTGATCCGCCTGCTGACGCCGCCCTTCGTCGACACGCCCCACGACCCCGGTTACATCAAGGGCTACGTTGCGGGCGTGCGCGAGAACGGAGGCCAGTACACGCACGCCGCCCTGTGGTTCGTGCGCGCCGTGGCCGAGGCCGGCCGCAACAACCGCGCCCTGGCCCTGCTGGAGGCGATCAACCCGGTCAACCTGTCCGACACCGCGGCCCGCGTCGCCGTCTACCAGGTCGAACCCTACGTCGTCGCCGCGGACGTCTACGGCGCCGCGCCGCACGTCGGCCGCGGCGGCTGGACCTGGTACACCGGCTCCTCGGGCTGGATGCACCGCACCGCGCTGGAGTCGATCCTGGGCTTCCGGCTCGCGGGCGGCGACGCGTTCGAACTGCGCCCCTGCGTGCCCGACGACTGGCCGCGCTACGGGATCGCCTGGCGCGCCCCGGACGGCGCGACGACCTACGACATCGCGGTGCTCAATCCCGACGGCCGCGCCCGCGGCGTGGTCTCCGCCACGCTCGACGGCGAGCCGCTGGCCTGCACGGGCGGCGGCGTGCGCGTGCCGGTCGCGCGCGACGGTCGCGCCCACCGCGTCGAGGCGATCCTCGGCGACAGCCCCGGGAGCGCGTCGTGA
- a CDS encoding LacI family DNA-binding transcriptional regulator, producing MATIRDVAKTAGVSIATVSRVFNGNTAVSEDTATQVWTAASALDYWPNGAARSLTTSRSNTLGVLLPDLYGDFFSEVIRGIDQLAKREKYQTLVSGSHASVEDVLTATRAMRGRIDGLVMMAPDSITVESVTKIRRRLPVVLISPPFAVDGCSSVSIASFSGARAVVAHLVGLGHREIAMVAGPAGNVDAEERLRGYYRGLAEAGILPRAELVVQGDFRESSGYAAAAALLDRRPRPTAVFAANDCMAIGLMSALGNAGLSVPHDMAVVGFDNITMAQYMRPPLTTVHVDAYALGQKAVRLMLDTLSDPEGEKVTVQTIDVVLKVRSSCGAKPAVATNTTLGAEADQQR from the coding sequence ATGGCCACGATCCGAGATGTCGCCAAGACAGCCGGGGTATCGATCGCCACCGTGTCGCGAGTCTTCAACGGCAACACCGCCGTCAGCGAGGACACCGCGACGCAGGTCTGGACGGCGGCGTCGGCCCTCGATTACTGGCCCAACGGCGCCGCCCGCAGCCTCACCACCAGCCGCTCCAACACCCTCGGCGTCCTGCTCCCCGACCTCTACGGGGATTTCTTCTCCGAAGTCATCCGCGGCATCGACCAGCTGGCCAAGCGCGAGAAGTACCAGACCCTGGTCTCCGGCTCCCACGCCAGCGTCGAGGACGTCCTGACCGCCACCCGCGCCATGCGCGGCCGCATCGACGGCCTGGTCATGATGGCCCCGGACAGCATCACCGTCGAATCGGTCACCAAGATCCGCCGCCGCCTGCCGGTGGTGCTGATCAGCCCCCCCTTCGCGGTCGACGGCTGCAGCTCGGTGTCCATCGCCAGCTTCTCGGGCGCCCGCGCCGTGGTGGCGCACCTGGTCGGGCTCGGCCACCGCGAGATCGCGATGGTCGCCGGGCCCGCGGGCAACGTCGATGCCGAGGAGCGCCTGCGCGGCTACTATCGCGGCCTGGCGGAGGCGGGGATCCTGCCGCGCGCCGAGCTCGTCGTGCAGGGGGATTTCCGGGAGTCCTCGGGCTACGCCGCCGCGGCGGCCCTGCTGGACCGGCGGCCGCGGCCGACCGCCGTCTTCGCGGCCAACGACTGCATGGCCATCGGCCTGATGAGCGCCCTGGGGAACGCGGGCCTGTCGGTGCCGCACGACATGGCGGTCGTCGGCTTCGACAACATCACCATGGCCCAGTACATGCGCCCCCCCCTGACCACCGTCCACGTCGACGCCTACGCCCTCGGCCAGAAGGCCGTGCGGCTGATGCTCGACACCCTGTCCGATCCCGAAGGCGAGAAGGTGACCGTCCAGACCATCGATGTCGTCCTGAAGGTGCGCAGCTCCTGCGGGGCGAAACCCGCCGTGGCGACGAACACCACGCTCGGTGCGGAGGCGGATCAACAGCGATGA